A single window of Nicotiana sylvestris chromosome 3, ASM39365v2, whole genome shotgun sequence DNA harbors:
- the LOC138887378 gene encoding uncharacterized protein produces the protein MAGPPNVEEGQSTYRPPRFNDQYYGWWKTRMHDFIMAEYLELWDVICDEPFIPMKTVGEGTVTVPKTRKEYSDADRKAIEKNFRAKKILICGIGPNEYNRISACQFAKDIWEAL, from the coding sequence aTGGCTGGTCCCCCAAATgttgaggaaggacaatcaacgtACAGACCACCAAGATTCAACGACCAATACTATGGTTGGTGGAAAACAAGAATGCATGACTTCATTATGGCTGAGTACTTAGAGCTATGGGATGTAATCTGTGATGAACCTTTTATTCCCATGAAAACTGTTGGTGAGGGAACAGTTACAGTcccaaaaacaagaaaagagtacAGCGATGCTGATagaaaggctattgagaagaatTTTAGGGCAAAGAAGATTCTTATTTGTGGCATCGGACCAAATGAGTACAACCGCATCTCAGCTTGTCAGTTTGCTAAGGATATTTGGGAAGCTCTTTAA
- the LOC138887379 gene encoding uncharacterized protein — MLTTEYELFEMKEDGSIQDMHTCFTFIINELHSLGEVIPRNKLVQKILSVLPGSWESKVNDVTEAKDLQKLTIDELIGNLKTYEMKRKKDLERRETKKEKNLDHYKTNTKKATKRNQVLDRKFNRRDVADNMVKQALVDWGNSSSESEGENMMVADNGSSEYESIFALMAKSDDDEDKEEDEEKEIGGIEQERDYMVVSIEDLEEIIKSLKKEKEVLAESNANIEHERDDLLVVVINLKETIRELKMKPRPENSQKGKEVASEALIKLEIELNSVKSSLCAELEKNKQL, encoded by the exons ATGCTTACTACTGAGTATGAGCTTTTTGAGATGAAGGAGGATGGgtctattcaagatatgcacacatGTTTCACCTTCATTATCAATGAGCTTCACTCCCTTGGTGAAGTCATCCCAAGAAACAAGCTGGTCCAGAAAATACTCAGTGTTTTACCAGGTTCTTGGGAAAGTAAAGTGAATGATGTCACTGAAGCCAAGGATTTGCAGAAGCTGACCATTGATGAACTCATTGGAAATCTCAAAACTTATGAGATGAAGAGAAAGAAAGATCTTGAAAGAAGAGAGACcaagaaggagaagaacctg GATCATTACAAAACCAACACTAAAAAGGCCACTAAAAGGAACCAAGTCCTTGACAGAAAGTTCAATAGAAGAGATGTTGCTGACAATATGGTGAAGCAAGCCCTGGTTGATTGGGGAAATTCCTCTAGTGAATCTGAAGGTGAAAATATGATGGTTGCTGACAATGGATCTTCAGAATATGAGTCAATCTTTGCACTCATGGCCAAATCTGATGATGATGAGGATAAGGAGGAAGATGAGGAAA AAGAAATTGGTGGCATTGAACAGGAGAGGGATTATATGGTAGTTTCCATTGAAGACTTAGAGGAAATAATTAAGAGTCTGAAGAAAGAAAAGGAGGTTTTAGCTGAGAGTAATGCTAACATTGAGCATGAGAGGGATGACCTATTAGTGGTAGTTATAAACTTAAAGGAAACAATTAGGGAACTTAAAATGAAACCTAGGCCTGAGAATTCTCAAAAGggaaaggaagttgcaagtgAGGCACTCATTAAGCTTGAAATTGAGTTAAATTCAGTGAAGTCTAGTCTGTGTGCTGAACTTGAGAAAAATAAACAACTTTAG